The Peromyscus eremicus chromosome 8b, PerEre_H2_v1, whole genome shotgun sequence genome contains a region encoding:
- the Epm2a gene encoding laforin isoform X3 yields the protein MIYPQHLLFCQHSLKMLMLKCLTEEKHVRNIEYLMCVSKTHFHLSGRNIRILPNIWLGSCPRQLEHVTIKLKHELGITAVMNFQTEWDIIQNSSGCNRYPEPMTPDTMMKLYKEEGLAYIWMPTPDMSTEGRVQMLPQAVCLLHALLENGHTVYVHCNAGVGRSTAAVCGWLHYVIGWSLRKVQYFVMAKRPAVYIDEDALAQAQEDFFQKFGKIHSSICSL from the exons ATGATATACCCCCAACATTTGCTGTTTTGTCAACATAGTTTgaaaatgttaatgttaaaatgtttAACAGAAGAGAAACATGTAAGAAATATTGAGTACCTCATGTGTGTATCCAAAACACATTTTCATCTCTCTGGAAGAAATATAAG AATTCTACCAAATATCTGGCTGGGTAGCTGCCCTCGCCAACTAGAACATGTGACCATCAAACTGAAGCATGAATTAGGAATTACAGCTGTCATGAATTTCCAGACCGAGTGGGATATCATCCAGAATTCTTCAGGCTGTAACCGCTATCCTGAACCCATGACTCCAGACACCATGATGAAGCTGTACAAGGAAGAAGGCTTGGCCTACATCTGGATGCCCACACCAGACATGAGCACTGAGG GCCGAGTGCAGATGCTGCCACAGGCTGTGTGCCTCCTGCACGCCCTCCTGGAGAACGGACACACCGTGTATGTCCACTGCAACGCTGGGGTGGGCCGATCCACAGCTGCAGTGTGTGGCTGGCTCCACTATGTGATCGGCTGGAGTCTGCGGAAGGTGCAGTACTTTGTCATGGCCAAGAGGCCTGCAGTCTACATTGATGAAGACGCCTTGGCCCAGGCACAGGAAGACTTCTTTCAGAAGTTTGGGAAGATTCACTCTTCCATATGCAGCTTATAG
- the LOC131918736 gene encoding zinc finger protein 431-like, translating into MGELGSQDMNAVTYADVHVNFDREEWALLDPSQKKLYKDVMLETYRNLTAIGYSWEHQNTENHFQSSRRCGRHERNHTGEKLSENTECVKTLAYHSHLQIHESTYTEEKPYACNPCDKAFAYYSTLQSHKRTHTGDKTYKFNQCGKIFAHQNSLQRTYAGEKPNECSQCGKAFECQNNLQKHKRTHTAEKPYECSHCNKSFVCQKNLQIHKGKHTGEKPYECNQCGKAFAYDSLLQIHRRTHTGEKPYKCNEYNKGFSEHSKLQIHKRRHTGEKPYKCNQCDKSFSQNGHLQNHKRTHTVEKPYECNQCGKAFAYHNGLQRHKRGHTGEKPYECNQCGKAFGHQSRLRIHRRTHTGEKPYKCNQCNKGFSEHSKLQIHKRTHTGEKPYKCNQCDKAFSQHIHLQNHKRTHTGEKPFKCNQCDKAFAYHNGLQRHKRRHTGEKPYECNQCGKAFVCQSGLHVHKKTHTGEKPYKCSQCDKGFSELSKLQTHKRTHTGEKPYECRQCGKAFGCHRILHVHMRTHTGEKPYECNQCGKAFAHQNSLRIHKRTHTGEKPYKCNQCDKAFACQRSLQIHKSTHTGEKPYECSQCGKAFGQRSHLRMHKRTHTGEKPYKCNQCDKAFICPSNLRSHNRIHTGEKPYECNQCGKAFAHQNSLRIHKRTHTGEKPYECNQCGKAFRCHSHLRIHKRTHTAEKPYECNPCGKALACITSLQNHKKNHTA; encoded by the coding sequence atgggcGAGCTGGGAAGCCAGGACATGAATGCAGTGACGTATGCCGATGTACATGTCAACTTCGATCGGgaagagtgggctttgctggatccttcccagaagaagctatacaaagatgtgatgctggagacctacaggaacctgaCTGCTATAGGCTACAGTTGGGAACATCAGAATACTGAAAATCATTTTCAGAGTTCTAGAAGATGTGGTAGGCATGAAAGAaatcatactggagagaaactctctgaAAATACTGAATGTGTTAAGACCTTAGCATATCACAGTCATCTACAAATACATGAAAGTACCTAtactgaagagaaaccctatgcATGTAATccatgtgataaagcctttgcatattacaGTACTCtccaaagtcataaaagaacacatactggagacaaAACTTACAAATTTAATCAATGTGGCAAAATCTTTGCCCATCAGAACAGTCTTCAAAGAACATATGCTGGAGAGAAACCTAATGAATgtagtcagtgtggtaaagcctttgaatgtCAAAATAATCtccaaaaacataaaagaactcatactgcagagaaaccctatgaatgtagtcaTTGCAATAAATCCTTTGTATGTCAAAAGAATCTCCAAatacataaaggaaaacatactggagagaaaccttatgaatgtaaccaatgtggtaaagcctttgcatatgaTAGTCTTCTCCAAAtacatagaagaacacatactggagagaaaccctacaaatgcaaTGAATATAATAAAGGCTTTTCAGAACACAGTAAactccaaatacataaaagaagacatactggagagaaaccatacaaatgtaatcaatgtgataaatcCTTTTCACAGAATGGTCAtcttcaaaatcataaaagaacccatactgtagagaaaccctatgaatgtaatcagtgtggtaaagcctttgcctaTCACAATGGtcttcaaagacataaaagaggacacactggagagaaaccttatgaatgtaatcaatgtggtaaagcctttggacatCAAAGTCGTCTCCGAAtacatagaagaacacatactggagagaaaccctacaaatgtaatcaatgtaatAAAGGCTTTTCAGAACACAGTaaacttcaaatacataaaagaacacacactggagagaaaccctacaaatgtaatcaatgtgataaagccttttccCAACATATTCAtcttcaaaatcataaaagaacccatactggagagaaaccctttaaatgtaatcagtgtgataaagcctttgcctATCACAATGGtcttcaaagacataaaagaagacacactggagagaaaccttatgaatgtaatcaatgtggtaaagcctttgtatgtcaAAGTGGTCTCCATGTACATAAAAAAACACATaccggagagaaaccctataaatgtagtcAATGTGATAAAGGATTTTCAGAACTCAGTAAacttcaaacacataaaagaacacacactggagagaaaccttatgaatgtcgtcagtgtggtaaagcctttggatGTCACCGTATTCTTCACGTACATATGagaactcatactggagagaaaccttatgaatgtaatcaatgtggtaaagcctttgcacatcagaATAGTCTccgaatacataaaagaacacatactggagagaaaccctacaaatgtaatcaatgtgataaagcctttgcttgTCAACGTagtctccaaatacataaaagtacacatactggagagaaaccttatgaatgtagtcaatgtggtaaagcctttggacaGCGTAGTCATCTTcgaatgcataaaagaacacacactggagagaaaccctacaaatgtaatcaatgtgataaagcctttataTGTCCTAGTAATCTTCGATCTCATAacagaatacatactggagagaaaccctatgaatgtaatcagtgtggtaaagcctttgcacatcagaATAGTCTccgaatacataaaagaacacatactggagagaaaccctatgaatgtaatcaatgtggtaaagcctttagaTGTCATAGTCATCTTCgaattcataaaagaacacatactgcagagaaaccctatgaatgtaatccgTGTGGCAAAGCCTTAGCATGTATCACTAGTCTTCAAAATCACAAGAAAAATCATACTGCATAG